The genomic segment GGAGTTGCTACAATGATACAGGCTTGGTTGTTCAAAGCCTCTTCTTGGGACTTGTAATCTGTCCCTCCAATAATGGTAGCGACTCCATAATCAGTGAACTGTAATAGTTTTCTTGCTTCTTCTCCAATTTGTATGGTCAACTCTCTGGTTGGCGCAAGAACGAGTGCGTATGGAAGTTTTTGTGGCTCTTCAGATATCAATAATCGATGTAAGGTGGGTAGCAAAAATGCCATGGTTTTTCCCGTACCAGTTTGGGCAAGACCTGTGAGGTCATTGCCCTCCATGGCGAAAGGGATAGCTTTTGCTTGTATGGGTGTTAGTTCAGAGTATCCGATTTTTTCTAAGGCTTTTTGCAGTGGTTCTGCGAAAGGAAGTTCAGTAAATTTCATAAGTTATTTTTTTTGGAAGACGACTTCAATGGTGTCTCCATAGCACATTAAATTTGAGAATCGTTTAAATGCCCAAGTGGGGAGCTTACCGAGAAGACCGAGATCCCTCTTTTGGTGATACGACATGGGTCTAGCATATTTCATTCTAAAGCCAAGGATTGACAAGAGTTTTTTCAAGGAGTTTACATCGTAGTCGTAAAAGTGGTCTTCTGGATGGGTTTGCAGCCAAAATGATGGATTTGTTTGAAAGCTTGGCCCAAAAAAGGAGGGAACAGCAAGGAATAAATAAGCACCTGGCTTTAGCCAAGCCTCCATTCTTTCCCAGATCCCTTCGATGTCGGAAATGTGCTCAATGACAAAAAAACAAGCAATGGCATCAAACCGGTTTGCCCATTCCTTTACCCCAATATCGAGAACTGACTTTTTCTTAACATCTAACCCTAGTTTATCGATCGAATATGCCACCTCTTGGGAGGAGAGTTCTAAGCCCTCCACACGGTACCCAGCAAACCTTGCTTCATCCAAAAAAAAACCAGCAGCAGAGCCGACTTCCAATAAGGTCTTTCCAGTAAATCCTTCTGGTTCTAAACTTTTTAATACAGCGAGCCGTCTTTTAGCTAAGGATCGGAGGTTTGGTTCATCATCATAGTAGGTTTTATGATACTGATTTTGGTATTCTTCCATGAAATATGTATCACCATACTCTCGCGACTTTGCAGGTAAATAACGCAATACACCTGTTATTTTACATATTTCGTAGTAGTTCAAAAACTTGGGATGGTTTTGGAATTGAAAGTACTTCAGAAAAAATCCCGTTTTTTGTTCTCTAACGATTTTTCATATTGAGCCCGTGCCGCTCGTTTGTTCTCATAAGCTTCTGTTAAGGACGGATTCATATCCATAGCTGATTGGAACTCTGCAATGGCCCTTTTGAACTCACCATTTTTAAAGTAACATACCCCTAGATAATTATGAGCTTTCGCGAGAACAGTTGGCCCTGCATCGGATCTAGTGATGAGGATCAATTCTTCAATGGCTTTTTCTCGGTCGAGTAAAGAGCCTGAATCAATTAAAATTTTGGCAAGGACGAGTTTAGATTCCATATCACCTGGATCCATATGGGAAGCACGAAAGGCCTCCTCTTTTGCCTTCACTCTAGAATCACTGGCACCACTATTTGCATAAACAAGCGCTAACTTACGGTGAGCCTGTTTGATTTCTGCGCCTTCTTTTGCATGATTTAGAAGATAAAGCAAATGCTTTTCTGCGGCATCATAACTCTTAACATTCAAATACACATCAGCAAGTTTTAGCCTCGCCTCCGAAAGATCTTCTTTTTCGTGAAGTATCTCTTCGTATTCAGCAATGGCCTCTCTGTAAAAACGATTCTCGGCATAATAATCAGCAATCGCAATGCGACTCGGGATGTGGCTGGCATCGATTGCCTGTGCCTTTCGAAAATTTTCGATAGCTTTGGTTGGCATACCCGCATGAAGATAGGCTAGGCCTGCATTGTATCTTGCGGAAAGACTTTTGGGATTGAGTGCAATCACCGCCTCGAAGGCTTGGATAGAATCTTGGAATCTCTCCATCTCATCCAGAATGATTCCTAAATTTACGTATGCTGTCTCAGTGTAGGAGTCGCCAGGAGTTAGGCGTATGATTCTCCTATAGAGGGACTCTGCCTCAATTAACTCACCTTTTTTGTAATATAACTCAGAGAGTGCGAACATTGTGTCCACATCGGAGGGCTTTAGCAATAGTCCTTTTTTCAGTGCTTGGATTGCCATGGAAGGCTGTCCCATAGTTACAAAAGCCTCAGCAATGTAACGATACACTTCCGCATCCTGGGCACCAGTATCCAGGGCCTTTTGAAAATAACGAGCAGCTTCTTCAGGATTCTTTTTCTTAAGTTGGATAAGTCCTAAATTGTAGTAGGATTTGGCATCACTTGGTTTTAATCGAACTGCTTCCCGAAAGTAGTAATCAGCTCTGTCATAGTCCTCTCTTCCATAGAAAATGGAACCTAGGTGTCCATAAGAAAGTGCCGCTGCATGTGAATTAGGTGATAATTGCCCTACTTTCTGGAACTCTTCGATAGCTTCTGGGATCTTTCCTTGTTTGTAATAACTAATCGCTAAGTTGTATGTCAATACGGGATCGCTTGGCGCAAGAGACTGGCCTTCGCGATAGGCTTGGATGGCAGCGGTGGGGTCTCCAATTTCTTGGTAGAGATTTCCTGTGAGCAGTGCAATCCTTGCATCATTCGGTGCGATTTCCTTAGCCTTGGCGGCCGCTTTTCGAGCTTCCTCGAATTTTCCTGAGTGTTTAAATGCCAAAGCTAAATTATAATATGCGAAATAGTTTTTTTGGTCATATTGAACCGCTTTTTCCAATCTTTCAATGGCACTAGGGTAACGACCTGCCTCATCAAACATAACACCTAGAACGGTTAAAGCAATGGATTTGTCTTCATCAGACTCCGGTGTATTTAGAAATTCTTCACAGACGCGAAAGGCTTTATTCACATAACGATCATAATAAGAATTTAAGCAATTGGCGAGTCCAGGCCGTATTGAATCTTTTGGAAGATAGGCTTTATCGATAAGAAGCTCCAAAGATCGTTTATCGATCTTTGGGTCATTTAATTGATTTGCGATAGATTCGGGATTGGTCTTTTTATAATAATAAAAGTAGTATACTGCAGCCGAACAAACTGCACAAACGAGTATGATGAGAGTGGCCCAAAATAGAAAATTTAGAATTGGTCTGTTTGTTTCAGTGGTGGATTCATAAGTCGACTCGCGGTCTCTCTCATCCAATCTGCGCAGGTAAGGGTCTTCCTTATAATAACTAGGTTGTGAATTATTCCAGTCTTCTTCAATTTTGAATCTATTTCTTCGGATTGGGTCCATTCTCACTAGTTTTCTGATTTGCCAGAATCTCCTTTTTGTAAAAAGCATCTAACAAACCGTTGATGAATTGGGCTGACTCTTCGGTTTCGAATTCCTTTGTCAGTTCCACTGCTTCGTTGATCACTACAGGCCCTGCCAAAAAAGGTTCATTCTGTAAACTCAAGATTGACAAACGTAAGATGCAGCGATTCACCACCGAGATCCTAGACAACTCCCAGTTTTCGGAATACTTCTTTATTAGAGTATCGATCGATTCCTTATTTTCCACCACTCCTTTCACGAGAAAGACGGCGTAATCCTTTTCTTCTTTGGAGATTTTTTTGTCGTACCAGTCGAATTTCATGGCCCTGGCTGGCTCTGTCCCTACCAGATCAATTTGGTAGAGACACATAAGAGCTATGGATCTGCCTCTATGGCGGCTACTCATCCGATCTGCGTGAAGAGATTTGCCATTTCGATAGCAGTAGTGGCTGCCTCGTAACCCTTGTTTCCTGCCTTGGTGCCCGCTCTTTCGATCGCTTGTTCTATCGTTTCTGTGGTAATCACACCAAAGATTACGGGGACCCCAGCCGTTTGGGAGATGGCTCCAACCTTTGCTGCCTCACCCGACACCAAATCATAGTGAGAAGTGGCTCCGCGGATCACCGCTCCTAAACAAACAATGGATGAAAAGGAAAACTTTTTAGAACTTAGGACTTTGCTTACAGTCGCCGGTAACTCGTAGGCACCAGGAACATATACCACAGTCAAATCTGACTCAGCTATTCCGTGTTGCCGAAAGGCATCGAGAGCTCCCTTGAGGAGACTTTCTGTAATGAACTCGTTGAACTTAGAAACGATGATGCAATGTTTTTGCCCGTTTCCGATTCTGGATCCTTCCAATCTCTGGTATGTCATCTTTTACACTCTTTCTAGAACCAATTTATTTCGCAAGACGAATGACAAGGGTAATCTTTCCGTCCGGATTTTCTACTACCTCGAAGCCATCTTTTTCTAAGGCCTTTTTCGCCCGGTACAAAGCAAGGTTTACTACGTTTGATTTCTCTGACTTGGGTTCTCGGTTCTCTGCCATGACGACCTCTCCTAGCAAAGATCGGAGAAGAGAACCTTCATTCTTGAATCTCATTCGCTTTACAAATAGTTTTGTTTCCCTGTTATGTCCTTTACAGATGAAAAAGAAACAGACTGTTTCCCGTAAAACCAAAGGTAAAAAGACAAAACGTAAACCTGTTGTATACACCGCCCATGATTTCATCGTCAAAGAGTCCTCGATTCCCGGCATTGGCATGGGTCTTTTTCCCAAACAGACCCTATTCAAAGGAGATACCATTGGTTATTACACAGGGCGCATCATCACAGATGAAGAAGCAGAATCTCCGAAATATGTAGATTCCAAATATCTATTGTGGATTTGCAAAGATTGGTGGATCTATGGAGAAGGAAGAGAGTCGAATTACACACGTTATATTAACCATTCTTCCAAACCAAATGCAGAGCTTATTACTTCCGTGCGTTGGAAAACTGCCAGATTCAAGGCTTTGAAGAAAATTGAAGAGGGGGAAGAAATCTTTTTTGATTATGGAAGCGACTATTGGGACAATGTGGACTTCAAACCAAAATAAAAGCGAAATCCTAAACCAAAAGGACCAGTGAGAGTGACAGGCCTCCTCGCTTAAAGAAGACCTGCTTTTTTCTTTGAGGAACCAAGCTGATGGGAGTTTGGTTGCCAAGGTGTACTGCGATCTACCTCTTCTCCGTAGCGGATGATCTTTTCTCCGAGTCGGAAACGACCATCCAAACTATCGTGGACTGCCAAGCGGCAAACCCAAAAGTTAAAAGCGATAGCAGTGAACAAAAGTACCAGTGGAAAACGTACGAGCCATTTCATAAGAATCCCCCTACTTAACCCAAATTTCTTTCTCACGAACGTTATGTAAACAAAAAAAATCTAGAATAATTCTAAGCTATTGGAAGTCCTGCAGGAGGAGGTCAGGAAAAATAGGGTTTTCCCTTTCAATTTGTTGGAGCTTTTCCCGATCGATCTGGCCTCGGTCCAACATGTCCTTCAAAAACAAAAATAGATTGCAATGAACATTGGTTCGGCGAATCGCATAGTCAACCATTGTCTGGGTTTTCATGATAAAGGCCCAATCACTGCTTTGGAGTAGAAGGAGTTCACGGCCCATCTGTTGTAGAACTCGAAGTTTCCATTCATCCATCTCATGTTTGTAAGCATGCGCATACTCCTGCATTGTGATCGATAGGGAAAATATGTGTTCGTAAATCCAATCGTTTGTACCGTTTAACCAAACGTCTCCATATCCATTTTCACCCCAGCTGGACATTTTCATGTGAACAGATTGTACTCTTGGCAAGAGTCTGACCACCTCCAAAGGATGTGCCAATCGAATTGTGCATTGGTCAAAATGAATCTTCTTAAAGAGAAACTCTATGAATTGTGGGCCTTCATACCACCAGTGGCCAAATAACTCCGCATCATACGGTGATAAGATCGACGCCGCTTGTCCATTCTGCGAATAGAGCCATTCTGCTTGCCGAATTCGATTTCTTAAAAAATCATCCGCATGTTGTCCACAGGCTTCCATGGCCCAATCTGGATGGTAATGGTCTTTCGCCGGGGTTTTGCCCGTGATCCGAAAGTACTTAATGCCCGTATTGATCCGGATACCATTCGCATGTAAATACTTTTGGATGTACTCATATTCCAAATCATGGCCAATATCTCGGTAGTACTCTCTGTAGCGGAAGTCGCCTGGATATCCGTCGATTGAGCTCCAAACTTGTTTAGAGCTTTCAGGGTCTCGTCCAAAGGCGAAGATCCCGTTCCCTACTTCTACAGGTGCATACACTCCGTACTTAGGCCGAGGTTCAGCATGGGTAATGCCATGGCTATCCACAAAAAAATACCGGAATCCCTCACGGTCGAGAGCTTCCTCAAGACCCGGTGCATAACCACATTCGGAAAGCCAAATCCCTTTAGGATCGCGGCCCCAGATACGTCGGAAGGTACGCCGCCCATTTCGTAACTGGGATCGAATGATGCTTGGTTCGGATTCATACAAAGGTAAAAATCCATGGGTTGCTGGGCTAGTGATTAACTCCAAGGAACCAGATTCAAAGAAAGGTAAGAATCCCTTCGTAAGATCACCACCTAATTCCTCGAATATGGCTTCAGTATCTTCAAAGTGTTCTTTGTAGTATTTGGATAGATAATTGAGGTGAGGATCACCGCTTGTTCTTTTGGTCTCGGATTTTGAGAGTGCAATGAGATTTTTGATATAAGTTCTAAATCGATTTTGGAGGTATGGGTCGACGAGCATTGTGGACAATGTCGGCGTGAAAGACATTGTTATTTTAAAAGGAACATTCTCTTTTTTTAGGTTCCGAAAGACTCGCAACAATGGGATGTATGTTTCTAGAATGGCTTCATTCAACCAATTCTCTTCTATAAATGGTATCTGTGCATTTTCATGCCGAACAAAAGGTAGATGGGCATGCAATAAAAAAACCAGATAACCTTTCATACACTCTCCGAACGATGTGAACTCGGTGAGTTTCCGATCTCTGGTGGACCCCAAAGAAAGGTGGGATGGGATTCATTTTCTTGCCAAGATTCGGAATAAAACCAGCTACCCGATTTTGATTGTTTGGCAAAGCCCCTTTCTCGCCAGACAGGATGTACCCATTGTTCGTCTAACTGGTTTGATTCCGAACTCGGAGGCAGGTCTTGGTTGCCGGTCTCAAGTGCTAGCCGAAGATCTGCCCCACGGTTTGCAAAAAGTTTTGCTCGGATTTTGAACTTGGGACTTGAGAATTTACAGTAGTAATGTTTTGACAAAGGTGGGATCTCAAACCAAGTCGACTCCTGTTTGCCCTCGGAATCCACATACTCTAACAAAAGTTTCATTTGGATCTCAGATTCTGGAGGTTTACCAAAATCGCTTTGGATTTGGTTGAAGTATTTGGGATCTATTTTCCACAGCACGAAGGCTTCGTACGGATTTCGTGTGAGGACCTTCATTAAGTTTTTGGAAGGTGAACTCGCGGGTCTTGTGAACTGAGTGTCATCATAGATCCCAAGGATTCTTTCGGTAAGGGGTTCTTGTTTGGAATCGTTCTTTGCCATTGCATGCACCTCCTACAAGCCAAAAATCTTATGATTCTGATTTTAGCAGGAAAGAGGTGCCTTCAATTCTTTTTTATTTGACTCGTTTTTTTTGTGCATCCATCGTATAATGAAATAGATAGAAAGGATCATATGAAGATTAAATATACTTGGAAACACTTAGATCGCTCTGAGGCTGCTGAATCGTATGCAACAGAAAAATTAGAAAGAGTTACAAAGTTTGTACAAACTGTCATCAATTGTGATGTTTCCTTTGAGAGCATCCATGGGGAAATCCAAGCCAATCTGAATTTAAATGCGGACGGTTCCCATTTCAATGCCCATAACCAAAACAAGGACATCTATGCCTGCATTGATGGACTAGAAAGTAAAAT from the Leptospira ryugenii genome contains:
- the nusB gene encoding transcription antitermination factor NusB, which codes for MSSRHRGRSIALMCLYQIDLVGTEPARAMKFDWYDKKISKEEKDYAVFLVKGVVENKESIDTLIKKYSENWELSRISVVNRCILRLSILSLQNEPFLAGPVVINEAVELTKEFETEESAQFINGLLDAFYKKEILANQKTSENGPNPKK
- a CDS encoding SET domain-containing protein, whose protein sequence is MKKKQTVSRKTKGKKTKRKPVVYTAHDFIVKESSIPGIGMGLFPKQTLFKGDTIGYYTGRIITDEEAESPKYVDSKYLLWICKDWWIYGEGRESNYTRYINHSSKPNAELITSVRWKTARFKALKKIEEGEEIFFDYGSDYWDNVDFKPK
- the ribH gene encoding 6,7-dimethyl-8-ribityllumazine synthase produces the protein MTYQRLEGSRIGNGQKHCIIVSKFNEFITESLLKGALDAFRQHGIAESDLTVVYVPGAYELPATVSKVLSSKKFSFSSIVCLGAVIRGATSHYDLVSGEAAKVGAISQTAGVPVIFGVITTETIEQAIERAGTKAGNKGYEAATTAIEMANLFTQIG
- the hpf gene encoding ribosome hibernation-promoting factor, HPF/YfiA family; its protein translation is MKIKYTWKHLDRSEAAESYATEKLERVTKFVQTVINCDVSFESIHGEIQANLNLNADGSHFNAHNQNKDIYACIDGLESKIISQVSKIHDKKSKH
- a CDS encoding class I SAM-dependent methyltransferase codes for the protein MKYFQFQNHPKFLNYYEICKITGVLRYLPAKSREYGDTYFMEEYQNQYHKTYYDDEPNLRSLAKRRLAVLKSLEPEGFTGKTLLEVGSAAGFFLDEARFAGYRVEGLELSSQEVAYSIDKLGLDVKKKSVLDIGVKEWANRFDAIACFFVIEHISDIEGIWERMEAWLKPGAYLFLAVPSFFGPSFQTNPSFWLQTHPEDHFYDYDVNSLKKLLSILGFRMKYARPMSYHQKRDLGLLGKLPTWAFKRFSNLMCYGDTIEVVFQKK
- a CDS encoding glycoside hydrolase family 57 protein; translated protein: MKGYLVFLLHAHLPFVRHENAQIPFIEENWLNEAILETYIPLLRVFRNLKKENVPFKITMSFTPTLSTMLVDPYLQNRFRTYIKNLIALSKSETKRTSGDPHLNYLSKYYKEHFEDTEAIFEELGGDLTKGFLPFFESGSLELITSPATHGFLPLYESEPSIIRSQLRNGRRTFRRIWGRDPKGIWLSECGYAPGLEEALDREGFRYFFVDSHGITHAEPRPKYGVYAPVEVGNGIFAFGRDPESSKQVWSSIDGYPGDFRYREYYRDIGHDLEYEYIQKYLHANGIRINTGIKYFRITGKTPAKDHYHPDWAMEACGQHADDFLRNRIRQAEWLYSQNGQAASILSPYDAELFGHWWYEGPQFIEFLFKKIHFDQCTIRLAHPLEVVRLLPRVQSVHMKMSSWGENGYGDVWLNGTNDWIYEHIFSLSITMQEYAHAYKHEMDEWKLRVLQQMGRELLLLQSSDWAFIMKTQTMVDYAIRRTNVHCNLFLFLKDMLDRGQIDREKLQQIERENPIFPDLLLQDFQ
- a CDS encoding tetratricopeptide repeat protein, which gives rise to MDPIRRNRFKIEEDWNNSQPSYYKEDPYLRRLDERDRESTYESTTETNRPILNFLFWATLIILVCAVCSAAVYYFYYYKKTNPESIANQLNDPKIDKRSLELLIDKAYLPKDSIRPGLANCLNSYYDRYVNKAFRVCEEFLNTPESDEDKSIALTVLGVMFDEAGRYPSAIERLEKAVQYDQKNYFAYYNLALAFKHSGKFEEARKAAAKAKEIAPNDARIALLTGNLYQEIGDPTAAIQAYREGQSLAPSDPVLTYNLAISYYKQGKIPEAIEEFQKVGQLSPNSHAAALSYGHLGSIFYGREDYDRADYYFREAVRLKPSDAKSYYNLGLIQLKKKNPEEAARYFQKALDTGAQDAEVYRYIAEAFVTMGQPSMAIQALKKGLLLKPSDVDTMFALSELYYKKGELIEAESLYRRIIRLTPGDSYTETAYVNLGIILDEMERFQDSIQAFEAVIALNPKSLSARYNAGLAYLHAGMPTKAIENFRKAQAIDASHIPSRIAIADYYAENRFYREAIAEYEEILHEKEDLSEARLKLADVYLNVKSYDAAEKHLLYLLNHAKEGAEIKQAHRKLALVYANSGASDSRVKAKEEAFRASHMDPGDMESKLVLAKILIDSGSLLDREKAIEELILITRSDAGPTVLAKAHNYLGVCYFKNGEFKRAIAEFQSAMDMNPSLTEAYENKRAARAQYEKSLENKKRDFF